From one Paenibacillus sp. FSL K6-1330 genomic stretch:
- a CDS encoding aminotransferase class I/II-fold pyridoxal phosphate-dependent enzyme, which produces MSIDKGPSGLETQTKQLSAKRGHEEDELRFETKLLHFGGEIDRATGASSVPIYQASTFHHEDIFNPPLHDYSRSGNPTRQALEEYIALLEGGVRGFAYASGMAAISSSFMLLSAGDHMIVTEDVYGGTYRLLTSILSRMGIESTFVDMTDLDQVKAALKPNTKAVYMETPSNPTLKITDIGAVTDWAKEHGLLTLLDNTFMTPFYQRPIEFGVDIVIHSATKFLGGHSDVLAGLAVARTQELGDQLKQLQNGLGTVLGVQDSWLLMRGMKTLSTRMAHSEQSAAKLAAWLQGRSDIEQVYYPGLLNHPGREVHEKQSSGYGAVISFDVGSGERAKQVLNHVKLPLVAVSLGAVESILSYPTMMSHAAMGEKVRHERGITDGLLRFSVGLEDVDDLIADLDRAFAASY; this is translated from the coding sequence ATGAGCATCGATAAAGGTCCATCAGGCTTGGAAACGCAAACCAAGCAGTTATCAGCAAAACGGGGACATGAAGAAGATGAACTCCGTTTCGAGACGAAACTATTGCATTTCGGCGGGGAAATCGACCGGGCAACCGGCGCTTCCAGCGTTCCGATCTATCAAGCCTCGACATTTCATCATGAGGACATCTTTAACCCGCCGCTGCACGATTACAGTCGATCCGGCAATCCGACGAGGCAGGCGCTGGAAGAATATATCGCCCTCTTGGAGGGAGGCGTACGCGGTTTCGCTTATGCTTCCGGTATGGCGGCGATCTCCAGCTCGTTCATGCTGCTCTCCGCGGGCGATCATATGATCGTGACGGAGGATGTGTACGGCGGAACCTACCGCCTGCTAACCAGCATTTTAAGTCGTATGGGCATCGAGAGCACCTTCGTAGATATGACCGATCTGGATCAGGTGAAGGCTGCTCTCAAACCGAATACGAAAGCTGTCTATATGGAGACCCCTTCGAACCCGACTCTGAAAATTACCGATATTGGTGCCGTGACGGATTGGGCGAAGGAGCATGGACTGCTTACCCTGCTGGATAATACGTTCATGACGCCGTTTTACCAGCGTCCGATTGAATTCGGTGTGGATATCGTCATTCACAGCGCGACCAAATTCCTTGGCGGACACAGCGATGTGCTGGCAGGTCTCGCGGTAGCCAGAACCCAGGAGCTTGGAGACCAATTGAAACAGCTGCAAAATGGTTTGGGCACGGTGCTTGGGGTCCAGGATTCCTGGCTCCTTATGCGCGGCATGAAGACGCTCAGCACGCGTATGGCCCACTCCGAGCAAAGTGCAGCCAAGCTGGCGGCCTGGCTGCAAGGAAGAAGCGATATTGAGCAAGTGTACTACCCTGGTCTCTTGAATCATCCGGGACGTGAGGTCCATGAGAAGCAATCAAGCGGTTATGGCGCGGTCATCTCCTTTGACGTCGGCTCAGGCGAGCGTGCCAAGCAGGTGCTGAACCATGTGAAGCTGCCGCTGGTAGCGGTCAGCCTGGGAGCTGTGGAGAGCATCTTGTCTTACCCGACGATGATGTCCCATGCAGCTATGGGCGAGAAGGTTCGGCATGAACGCGGAATTACGGATGGTTTGCTCCGTTTCTCGGTCGGACTCGAGGATGTGGACGATCTGATTGCTGATCTGGATCGGGCTTTTGCTGCAAGTTACTAA
- a CDS encoding PLP-dependent transferase — MEKKPLNIESRLAQIGSVQEPVTGAVNFPIYQATAYRHPKLGQSTGFDYTRTKNPTRSVLEDACAELESGDAGFACSSGMAALQTIFALFGQGDHLIVSLDLYGGTYRLLERIMSKFGVTATYVDTNDLDALEGARRPNTKAVFIETPTNPLMMITDIEAVCTWARRHQLISIVDNTLLTPYFQRPIELGADIVIHSATKYLGGHNDVLAGIIVTKGKELSEEMAFLHNSIGAVLSPTDSYQLMRGMKTLALRMDRHEANATAVATFLTTHPAIGEVYYPALPDHPGHDIQNRQSSGNTGIFSFKVKDARYVEPVLRHIKLIAFAESLGGVESLMTYPAVQTHADIPLEIREAIGVDDRLLRFSVGIEHADDLIADLDAALSAAIAEVEGSTRE; from the coding sequence ATGGAGAAGAAACCTTTGAATATAGAGAGCCGGCTGGCACAGATCGGGTCGGTGCAAGAACCGGTAACCGGAGCCGTGAATTTTCCGATTTATCAGGCTACGGCATACCGCCATCCCAAATTAGGCCAGAGCACAGGGTTTGATTACACCCGTACGAAAAATCCGACCCGTTCGGTACTGGAGGACGCCTGCGCCGAGCTGGAATCCGGTGATGCCGGCTTTGCCTGCAGCTCGGGCATGGCTGCCCTTCAGACGATTTTTGCTTTGTTCGGTCAAGGGGATCATCTGATTGTATCGCTGGATTTGTATGGAGGGACGTATAGGCTTCTGGAGCGGATCATGTCCAAGTTTGGCGTAACGGCTACGTACGTGGATACGAATGACCTGGATGCGCTGGAAGGGGCAAGAAGGCCCAACACGAAGGCTGTATTTATCGAAACGCCGACCAATCCGCTTATGATGATTACGGATATCGAAGCCGTCTGTACGTGGGCAAGGCGGCATCAACTGATCAGCATCGTGGATAATACGCTTTTGACTCCATATTTCCAAAGACCTATCGAGCTTGGGGCGGATATTGTCATACATAGCGCCACCAAGTATTTGGGAGGACATAACGATGTGCTGGCGGGTATCATCGTAACGAAGGGCAAGGAACTATCGGAAGAGATGGCTTTCCTTCATAATTCCATCGGCGCGGTGTTAAGCCCGACCGATTCCTATCAGCTGATGAGAGGAATGAAGACGCTTGCCCTGCGCATGGATCGGCATGAAGCGAATGCAACCGCAGTGGCAACATTTTTGACAACTCACCCAGCGATTGGCGAGGTGTATTATCCTGCCCTGCCGGATCATCCGGGACATGACATCCAGAATCGTCAATCCAGCGGCAACACCGGCATCTTCTCCTTCAAGGTGAAGGACGCCCGCTATGTGGAGCCCGTGCTGCGGCACATTAAACTGATTGCGTTCGCAGAAAGCCTGGGGGGCGTCGAGTCTCTGATGACCTACCCTGCCGTCCAGACCCATGCGGACATCCCGCTTGAGATTCGGGAAGCGATCGGTGTGGATGACCGCTTGCTCCGGTTCTCGGTCGGCATCGAGCATGCGGATGATCTGATCGCGGATTTGGATGCTGCACTGAGCGCAGCCATAGCTGAAGTGGAAGGGAGCACGCGAGAATGA
- the metA gene encoding homoserine O-succinyltransferase — MPIKIPDALPAKEVLAGENIFVMDESHAFHQDIRPLRIAILNLMPTKETTETQLLRLIGNSPLQVDVVLLHPSSHVSKNTSAEHLKSFYKTFEEVKNRRFDGMIITGAPVEQLEFEEVNYWNELTEIFEWTKTHVTSTLHICWASQAGLYYHYGVPKYSLEEKCFGVFPHTINEACTKLLRGFDEMFFVPHSRHTEVRREDITGIDDLVILSESEEAGIYLVSSRDGKQIFATGHSEYDADSLKWEYDRDAAKGMDIALPRNYYPNDDPTRTPPSIWRAHANLLFTNWLNYYVYQETPYDIGPQI; from the coding sequence ATGCCGATTAAAATTCCGGACGCCTTGCCGGCAAAGGAAGTTCTGGCTGGAGAAAACATTTTTGTCATGGATGAGAGTCACGCATTTCATCAGGATATCCGTCCATTGCGGATTGCTATTCTGAACTTGATGCCAACCAAGGAAACGACGGAGACCCAATTATTGCGATTGATCGGTAACTCCCCGCTCCAGGTGGATGTTGTCCTTCTTCATCCGAGTTCCCACGTTTCGAAGAATACGTCGGCTGAGCATCTGAAATCATTTTACAAAACCTTTGAAGAAGTGAAGAACCGTCGTTTTGACGGCATGATCATTACAGGAGCTCCAGTCGAGCAGTTGGAGTTTGAAGAAGTGAATTACTGGAATGAGCTTACTGAAATTTTTGAATGGACCAAGACGCATGTGACCTCCACGCTCCATATTTGCTGGGCATCGCAAGCCGGGCTTTATTATCATTACGGCGTGCCGAAATACAGCCTCGAAGAAAAATGCTTTGGCGTATTTCCACATACGATCAATGAAGCGTGTACCAAGCTGCTCCGCGGCTTTGACGAAATGTTCTTTGTTCCGCACTCTCGTCATACGGAAGTTCGGCGCGAAGACATTACAGGCATTGACGATCTGGTCATCCTGTCCGAGTCCGAGGAAGCAGGAATTTATTTAGTTTCAAGCCGGGATGGCAAGCAGATATTTGCCACAGGACATTCCGAGTATGATGCGGACTCCCTGAAATGGGAGTATGACCGGGACGCTGCCAAAGGAATGGATATCGCGCTGCCGCGCAACTATTACCCGAATGATGATCCAACAAGGACGCCTCCGTCCATATGGCGAGCGCATGCAAACTTATTATTTACTAATTGGCTCAATTACTATGTATATCAGGAAACGCCATACGATATTGGTCCGCAAATATAG
- the corA gene encoding magnesium/cobalt transporter CorA → MKIRLVDSGVFTPVDDIEMTLTPPASGFYWLDADEDDLAELQPLFSLHDLAVEDCLSEEEQRPKIEIYENHYFIVVNSIRFDDEEIFLRALNVFLGRHFIITMTKQKIHELRSVKPLLWEDEVSTPDRFLYLLIDLVTDNYFSVGDRIEARIEKLEEDILMHTKKSHLSEIIGLRSEILWLKKVLGPQKEVINTLNKKDLRLIDDQLQKYFSDIYENAVKISETFETYRDLMGNLREAYQSSIANRANEIMRVFTAITTIFIPLTLITGIYGMNFDNMPELHWKYSYYVVLGIMVFAGALMFYLFRKKDWI, encoded by the coding sequence ATGAAAATCCGGTTGGTCGATTCGGGCGTATTTACCCCTGTTGATGACATCGAAATGACGCTGACCCCTCCGGCCAGCGGCTTCTACTGGCTGGATGCGGACGAGGATGATTTAGCCGAACTGCAACCTCTCTTCTCCCTGCATGATCTTGCGGTTGAGGATTGCCTCAGCGAAGAAGAGCAGCGTCCAAAAATTGAAATATATGAGAACCACTATTTTATCGTTGTGAACAGCATCCGGTTTGACGACGAAGAAATTTTCCTTCGGGCATTGAACGTTTTCTTGGGCAGGCATTTTATTATTACGATGACCAAGCAAAAGATCCACGAGCTTCGCAGCGTTAAACCGCTTCTCTGGGAGGATGAAGTCAGCACGCCTGACCGCTTCCTCTATCTCTTGATCGACCTCGTCACGGACAACTATTTCTCCGTTGGGGACCGCATTGAAGCACGGATTGAAAAGCTGGAGGAAGACATCCTCATGCATACCAAAAAATCCCACTTAAGCGAGATTATCGGTCTGCGAAGCGAGATTCTATGGTTGAAAAAAGTGCTTGGACCGCAGAAGGAAGTCATCAATACTCTGAACAAAAAAGACCTACGGCTGATCGATGACCAGCTGCAAAAATATTTCAGCGACATCTATGAAAATGCCGTGAAAATTTCCGAGACCTTCGAGACTTATCGAGATCTCATGGGGAACCTTCGAGAGGCTTACCAATCCAGTATCGCCAATCGGGCCAATGAAATCATGCGTGTGTTTACCGCTATTACAACCATCTTCATTCCACTGACGCTGATTACGGGCATCTACGGCATGAACTTTGACAATATGCCTGAGCTTCACTGGAAATACTCTTATTATGTGGTTCTAGGCATCATGGTTTTTGCCGGTGCTCTTATGTTTTATCTGTTCCGTAAAAAAGACTGGATATGA
- a CDS encoding HRDC domain-containing protein, with product MQIVFMNQMSGADESGHIRSAQVWIGEEEGGWRLGWRNMEPDGDVSDDEWYEGNSWNELLCVYRHQLAKKLGEGFRPLVEGVFHEPGETGGKNLGAQKLQCYSELYGSEELYTELCAWRRRKAASGRKAPYFIASNRVLRMISAFIPQNEEELLQLPGIGVSKASEHGAEWLEITTKIERTTTFPLDWVYEQLQEEVFLSWLYKQKEQRYKQELDRFRIRRTMLIGIAEGASLAQLEERTSLSRRDLVEELEGLEKEGYDTEQLLEVELNTMTASEQATVWKAFEELGDTFLKPVLQRVYGEGQARNGEVEDIGGMEKLYERLRLIRIRFRREESGKANAS from the coding sequence ATGCAAATTGTGTTCATGAATCAGATGAGCGGAGCGGATGAGTCAGGTCACATCCGTTCTGCTCAAGTATGGATCGGTGAAGAAGAGGGGGGATGGCGGCTTGGCTGGCGGAACATGGAACCGGACGGTGATGTATCCGATGATGAGTGGTATGAAGGAAATTCATGGAATGAGTTATTATGCGTGTACCGACATCAATTAGCGAAGAAGCTTGGAGAGGGCTTCCGGCCGCTAGTTGAGGGGGTATTCCATGAACCGGGAGAGACTGGAGGCAAGAATCTCGGCGCTCAGAAGCTGCAGTGCTACAGTGAGCTGTATGGCTCGGAGGAGTTGTACACGGAGCTGTGTGCTTGGCGCAGAAGAAAGGCGGCCTCCGGAAGAAAAGCACCTTATTTCATAGCCAGCAATCGAGTGCTGCGTATGATTAGCGCCTTCATCCCCCAGAATGAGGAAGAGCTGCTGCAGCTTCCGGGAATCGGGGTCAGCAAGGCTTCGGAGCATGGGGCGGAGTGGCTGGAGATCACGACGAAAATTGAACGAACCACAACCTTTCCACTGGATTGGGTTTACGAGCAGCTGCAGGAAGAGGTGTTCTTGTCCTGGCTGTATAAACAGAAGGAGCAGCGATACAAGCAAGAGCTCGACCGCTTCCGAATCCGCCGTACGATGCTGATTGGGATAGCTGAGGGAGCTTCACTGGCCCAGCTGGAAGAGCGCACCTCGTTATCTCGTCGGGATTTGGTTGAGGAATTGGAGGGGCTCGAGAAGGAAGGTTATGATACGGAGCAACTGCTTGAGGTTGAATTGAATACGATGACGGCTTCAGAGCAGGCAACGGTATGGAAGGCGTTTGAAGAGCTGGGCGATACGTTTCTTAAACCCGTATTACAACGGGTATATGGAGAAGGACAAGCCCGGAATGGAGAGGTAGAAGACATTGGCGGAATGGAGAAGCTGTATGAGCGGCTGCGCCTGATACGGATTCGCTTCCGGCGGGAAGAGTCTGGCAAAGCAAACGCAAGCTAA
- a CDS encoding ROK family protein: MSLLGAIEAGGTKFVCGVGMEDGTVVERVSFPTTTPEETMANVFNFFADKDIEAIGVGSFGPIDPVKGSPTYGCITTTPKPHWSNYNIVKALEERFNVPIGFDTDVNGAALGEYTWGAAQGLDSCLYITIGTGVGAGAVVAGELIHGLSHPEMGHIYVRRHPEDRYEGTCPYHADCLEGLAAGPSLGKRWGVPGVELTPDHPAWEMEAYYLAQALMNYVLILSPQRIVMGGGVMKQEQLFPLIRTKLQELLAGYVQHPSLHDGIDQFIVPPMLGDNAGLCGALALAKLAVDEAKSVQA; the protein is encoded by the coding sequence ATGAGTTTACTTGGAGCAATTGAAGCAGGAGGAACCAAGTTCGTTTGCGGCGTGGGTATGGAGGATGGAACGGTTGTGGAGCGAGTGAGCTTCCCGACAACAACCCCTGAAGAAACCATGGCAAACGTCTTTAACTTTTTTGCTGATAAGGATATAGAGGCGATCGGAGTCGGTTCTTTCGGACCGATTGATCCGGTGAAGGGCAGCCCGACTTATGGCTGCATTACTACGACACCGAAACCTCATTGGAGCAATTACAATATTGTCAAAGCATTGGAAGAGCGTTTTAATGTTCCGATTGGATTTGATACCGATGTAAACGGAGCCGCTCTTGGAGAATATACATGGGGCGCTGCCCAGGGACTGGATAGCTGTCTGTATATCACCATCGGAACGGGAGTAGGAGCAGGCGCCGTGGTAGCTGGTGAATTGATTCACGGTTTGTCTCATCCGGAGATGGGTCATATTTATGTGCGCCGCCATCCGGAAGACCGGTATGAAGGGACATGCCCTTATCATGCAGACTGTCTGGAGGGGCTTGCTGCCGGACCGTCTCTTGGCAAACGTTGGGGAGTTCCCGGTGTGGAATTGACGCCGGATCATCCGGCTTGGGAGATGGAAGCTTATTATCTGGCTCAAGCGCTGATGAATTATGTCCTCATTCTGTCCCCACAGCGTATCGTGATGGGTGGAGGCGTTATGAAGCAGGAGCAGCTGTTCCCGCTGATCCGCACGAAGCTTCAGGAGCTGCTGGCCGGATATGTTCAGCATCCAAGCCTTCATGATGGGATTGATCAATTTATCGTTCCGCCGATGCTCGGCGATAATGCGGGTCTCTGCGGCGCATTGGCGTTGGCCAAGCTGGCAGTAGATGAGGCCAAGAGCGTTCAAGCTTGA
- the modB gene encoding molybdate ABC transporter permease subunit, which yields MTATEMFWMPVWLSIKTSLLSSIIAFILGLAAARWMSRRSFVGKTAVETLLMLPLVLPPTVVGFLLLVMLGRNSWIGAAAQWLFARPIIFSWGAAVIAAIVVSFPLVYQSMRVGFESVEPELEDSARSAGAGEWQVLRWITLPLVRRAGISAFILAFARGLGEFGATWMVAGNIPGVTQTLPTAIYVAVSNGESGLAWAWTAVIILFSWLLLAASGTGRNRERGGRT from the coding sequence GTGACTGCGACCGAAATGTTCTGGATGCCGGTATGGCTGTCGATAAAAACATCACTGCTGTCCAGCATCATTGCATTTATACTGGGATTAGCGGCAGCGCGCTGGATGTCCAGGCGCTCGTTTGTCGGCAAGACGGCGGTTGAAACGCTGCTGATGCTTCCGCTTGTGCTTCCACCTACGGTGGTTGGCTTTCTTCTGCTTGTCATGCTGGGCAGAAACAGCTGGATTGGCGCAGCTGCGCAATGGCTGTTTGCCAGGCCCATCATTTTCAGTTGGGGGGCCGCGGTTATAGCGGCTATTGTGGTCTCGTTTCCGCTTGTGTATCAGAGCATGCGGGTAGGCTTTGAGTCCGTGGAACCGGAGCTTGAGGATTCGGCGCGATCGGCAGGGGCCGGCGAATGGCAGGTGCTTCGCTGGATTACGCTGCCGCTTGTCCGCAGAGCGGGGATTTCGGCGTTCATTCTGGCTTTTGCCAGAGGTTTAGGTGAATTTGGGGCAACCTGGATGGTTGCAGGCAATATACCGGGTGTTACGCAAACGCTGCCCACGGCGATTTACGTTGCGGTAAGCAATGGCGAGAGCGGGCTGGCGTGGGCGTGGACGGCTGTCATTATTTTGTTCTCTTGGCTGTTGCTGGCCGCGTCAGGAACGGGCAGAAACAGAGAAAGAGGCGGGCGGACTTGA
- the modA gene encoding molybdate ABC transporter substrate-binding protein produces MWRQFNFGRKSILTGLLLGAMLLLISACASNQTPLTDTSKPPSGAEKKVEVMVSAAASLKSSLEETGRRFEAEFPNVTLRYNFGGSGSLGQQLEQGAPVDLFVSAATEPMDRLVEKGIVQSDAVQLMFRNALVLIEPVGKQNVKQLSDLLKPEVRVLAIGQPDTVPAGEYAKETLQNEGLWEDVESKAVYAKDVTQVLAYVESGNADAGFVYKTDLKSSAKATLALEVDPDKHQPIEYPAAVPGNAKHPQEAEAFLKFMRKPEIRDIFTEAGFEVAEASP; encoded by the coding sequence ATGTGGAGACAGTTTAATTTCGGTAGAAAATCAATCTTGACCGGATTACTGCTTGGGGCCATGCTGCTTCTTATATCCGCATGTGCCTCCAATCAGACTCCTTTAACCGATACCTCTAAGCCGCCCTCAGGGGCTGAGAAGAAGGTTGAAGTTATGGTTTCGGCAGCAGCAAGTCTCAAATCCAGCCTGGAAGAGACCGGACGACGATTTGAAGCAGAGTTTCCGAATGTTACGCTGCGTTATAATTTTGGCGGTTCGGGCTCTCTAGGACAACAGCTTGAGCAAGGGGCGCCTGTAGATTTGTTTGTATCCGCGGCAACGGAGCCGATGGATCGACTGGTCGAGAAGGGGATCGTACAATCCGATGCGGTTCAGTTAATGTTTCGAAATGCGTTGGTGCTGATTGAGCCTGTTGGCAAACAGAACGTGAAGCAGTTATCCGATCTGCTCAAACCTGAAGTACGAGTTCTGGCTATCGGGCAGCCGGATACTGTACCGGCCGGGGAGTACGCGAAGGAGACTCTTCAGAATGAAGGCCTTTGGGAAGATGTCGAATCCAAGGCGGTGTATGCCAAGGACGTGACGCAAGTTCTCGCTTATGTGGAGTCGGGGAATGCGGATGCCGGTTTTGTGTACAAAACCGATCTGAAGAGTTCCGCCAAGGCAACACTTGCGCTTGAGGTTGACCCGGACAAGCACCAGCCGATCGAATATCCTGCAGCGGTTCCGGGCAATGCCAAGCATCCGCAGGAGGCTGAGGCGTTCCTCAAATTTATGCGGAAGCCAGAGATCAGGGATATCTTCACGGAAGCTGGATTTGAGGTAGCGGAGGCGTCGCCGTGA
- a CDS encoding 5'-3' exonuclease H3TH domain-containing protein produces the protein MTVIPNQQPSLMLVDGMALLFRAYYATASSGYIRRTKAGVPTNAIYGFLRYMWDAIDKFQPTHVACCWDMGSKTFRTEQFASYKGNRPEAPDDLVPQFSLVRDVTECLGIPNLGVVGYEADDCIGTLARRYGDSMNVMILSGDHDLLQLVNDSTSVIIMKKGHGNYMHYTPETLYAEKGLSPRQVIDVKGLMGDTSDNYPGVRGIGEKTAVKLIQEYETVEGILANLESLTKGVRTKIEADLEMLHLSRSLAEIHCEVPMECELELCRLSVDHERALTKLEELEMKSLGHLFGVAVVS, from the coding sequence ATGACTGTGATACCCAATCAACAACCATCCTTAATGCTTGTAGACGGGATGGCTTTATTATTTCGTGCTTACTATGCAACCGCGTCAAGCGGCTATATCCGTCGAACCAAAGCGGGGGTGCCGACCAACGCGATTTATGGCTTCCTGCGGTATATGTGGGATGCTATCGATAAATTTCAGCCTACCCATGTAGCTTGCTGCTGGGATATGGGTTCGAAAACATTTCGTACCGAGCAATTCGCCTCGTATAAAGGCAATCGTCCGGAAGCGCCGGATGATCTGGTTCCGCAGTTTTCGTTGGTTCGTGATGTGACGGAATGTCTGGGAATTCCGAACCTGGGCGTCGTGGGCTATGAGGCCGATGATTGCATCGGTACGCTTGCCAGACGGTACGGGGATAGCATGAATGTCATGATCCTGTCGGGGGACCACGATCTGCTTCAGCTCGTGAACGATTCCACTTCCGTCATTATCATGAAAAAGGGACACGGCAATTATATGCACTATACCCCGGAAACGCTGTATGCCGAAAAAGGACTTTCCCCAAGACAGGTTATCGATGTGAAAGGCCTGATGGGAGATACAAGTGATAATTATCCTGGCGTACGTGGGATTGGCGAGAAAACGGCGGTCAAGCTGATTCAGGAGTATGAAACCGTGGAAGGAATTCTTGCGAATCTTGAGTCACTGACCAAAGGGGTCCGCACCAAGATCGAGGCAGATCTGGAAATGCTGCATCTGTCCAGGTCTTTGGCGGAAATCCATTGTGAGGTTCCAATGGAGTGCGAACTGGAACTATGCCGCTTGAGCGTGGATCACGAACGTGCATTAACCAAACTGGAGGAGCTTGAGATGAAGAGCTTGGGCCATCTTTTTGGGGTGGCGGTGGTTTCCTAG
- a CDS encoding arsenate reductase family protein encodes MSKLKVYQYPKCGTCRNAVKWLQNEGHELELQNIFEQPPEQEELANLIDKSGLELKKFFNTSGEVYKEMNLKDKLPGLSDEEKIELLSSNGRLIKRPIVTDGSKVTVGFKAEQYQESWQK; translated from the coding sequence ATGAGCAAACTGAAAGTATATCAATATCCGAAATGCGGGACATGCCGTAACGCGGTCAAATGGCTGCAGAACGAAGGACATGAGCTGGAACTTCAAAATATTTTTGAACAACCGCCAGAGCAGGAAGAATTAGCCAATCTTATCGATAAGAGCGGCCTGGAGCTTAAGAAATTTTTCAATACGAGTGGCGAGGTCTACAAGGAAATGAACCTGAAAGACAAACTGCCTGGACTTTCCGATGAGGAGAAAATCGAACTGTTGTCGTCCAACGGAAGATTGATCAAGCGTCCAATCGTGACGGACGGAAGTAAAGTGACCGTCGGCTTCAAAGCAGAACAATATCAGGAGTCATGGCAGAAGTAG
- a CDS encoding RluA family pseudouridine synthase, which yields MSLYYPPISYVVSPHEDGMLLKTILQKRMGVSRKLLSRLKLTEQGIMLNGTRVYISVKVHAGDLVEIRMEQERSDDMLPQPMDLHILYEDEHLLVLNKPAGIIVHPTHGHYTDTLANGVVHYWQEKGWNYRFRAVHRLDQETSGVLVVAKNPYIHQHVSEQMIAGTVDKRYVAFVHGKPALPSGDIDGPIDRDPLEPHRRILTPDGYPSLTRYQVCETYHSASLVELKLETGRTHQIRVHMLSIGCPLIGDQMYRHPVYSERELRSDGTETASYGNEGSAEPEVGSCIMRVDRYMGRQALHAASLTLIHPIEGNTMVFTAPLPEDMNSLRNMLAQEAT from the coding sequence ATGAGTTTGTACTATCCGCCAATCAGCTATGTCGTGTCCCCCCACGAAGACGGCATGCTGCTTAAGACTATATTGCAAAAACGAATGGGGGTATCCCGCAAGCTGCTCTCGCGCCTCAAGTTGACCGAGCAGGGCATTATGCTGAACGGGACCCGTGTATACATTAGCGTGAAAGTGCATGCGGGAGATCTGGTTGAAATTCGGATGGAGCAGGAACGTTCAGACGATATGCTGCCCCAGCCGATGGACCTTCATATTCTATACGAGGATGAGCATCTGCTTGTTCTGAACAAGCCGGCAGGGATCATTGTGCATCCGACGCATGGTCATTATACGGACACACTGGCGAACGGCGTTGTCCACTACTGGCAGGAGAAGGGCTGGAATTACCGGTTCCGAGCGGTTCACAGGCTGGATCAGGAAACTTCCGGCGTGTTGGTGGTGGCCAAGAATCCGTATATCCACCAGCATGTTTCCGAACAAATGATAGCCGGCACGGTCGACAAGAGGTATGTTGCATTTGTTCATGGCAAGCCTGCTTTGCCGTCAGGCGATATTGACGGTCCGATTGATCGGGATCCTTTAGAGCCCCACCGCCGCATCTTAACCCCGGACGGATATCCTTCATTGACACGGTATCAGGTATGCGAAACCTATCATTCCGCATCCTTGGTTGAATTGAAGCTGGAAACGGGCCGGACCCATCAAATTCGGGTGCATATGCTTAGCATCGGTTGTCCATTGATTGGAGATCAGATGTATAGGCATCCGGTATACAGTGAGCGGGAGTTACGATCAGATGGGACGGAAACTGCGTCCTATGGGAACGAGGGGTCGGCAGAGCCGGAAGTCGGATCATGCATCATGAGGGTGGACCGCTATATGGGCAGGCAGGCACTGCATGCAGCAAGCCTGACACTGATTCACCCGATTGAGGGGAACACGATGGTATTCACAGCTCCGCTTCCTGAGGATATGAACTCTCTGAGAAATATGCTTGCGCAAGAGGCGACTTAA
- a CDS encoding cob(I)yrinic acid a,c-diamide adenosyltransferase, which translates to MKVYTRTGDAGETSIIGGRVPKDDPRIEAYGTIDELNSFVGQAVFLAKEADFEELHLQLVRIQHELFDCGSDLAYARPREDKLKVGAELVDNLEVWLDAFEEKNPPLERFILPGGSALSSLLHVCRTVCRRAERLTVSLQRTTEINPEVRRYLNRLSDYFFVTARAANVHAGIPDVEYERSGKVFR; encoded by the coding sequence ATGAAGGTATATACGAGAACGGGAGATGCGGGGGAAACTTCAATTATTGGTGGTCGCGTGCCCAAGGATGATCCGCGCATCGAAGCGTATGGCACGATCGATGAACTGAACAGTTTTGTCGGTCAAGCTGTATTTTTGGCCAAGGAAGCCGACTTTGAGGAGCTGCATCTTCAGCTCGTTCGAATCCAGCATGAACTGTTCGATTGCGGTTCGGATCTGGCCTATGCGAGACCTCGCGAGGATAAACTCAAGGTAGGCGCCGAGCTAGTGGATAATCTGGAGGTATGGCTGGATGCATTCGAGGAGAAGAACCCTCCGCTTGAACGATTTATCTTGCCAGGCGGAAGCGCGTTGTCTTCGTTGCTTCATGTATGTCGGACCGTATGCCGCCGCGCTGAGCGGTTGACCGTTTCGCTGCAGCGAACCACGGAAATCAATCCGGAGGTTCGCCGGTATTTGAACCGATTGTCCGACTATTTCTTTGTGACTGCTCGGGCAGCCAATGTGCACGCCGGGATTCCAGATGTCGAATATGAGCGAAGTGGAAAGGTGTTTCGGTAA